A section of the Desulfobulbaceae bacterium genome encodes:
- a CDS encoding 4a-hydroxytetrahydrobiopterin dehydratase, which produces MEELFMNRCEPCKSGAVRLNGDEINELLKMVSGWLVIEIESIARLQKEYTFKNFKQAIAFTNKIGEVAEYIKKLTGLPFSSARNKFAAIAAPDAIVGTHGALKQLAVSLMKIAKDVAISIGGASGGFELNVFKPMIISNFLQSARLLADSCRAFTENCVSLLDPGTMLATKS; this is translated from the coding sequence ATGGAAGAATTATTCATGAACAGATGTGAACCATGTAAGTCTGGTGCTGTTCGTCTTAATGGTGATGAGATAAACGAATTACTGAAGATGGTGTCGGGGTGGCTGGTTATCGAGATTGAATCAATAGCGCGGCTGCAGAAAGAATATACCTTTAAGAATTTTAAGCAGGCGATAGCGTTCACCAATAAGATTGGTGAGGTGGCGGAGTATATTAAAAAACTGACAGGACTGCCTTTTAGTTCTGCCCGCAATAAGTTTGCGGCAATTGCCGCTCCTGACGCAATTGTCGGAACACACGGTGCCTTGAAACAGTTGGCGGTCAGTTTGATGAAGATAGCTAAGGATGTGGCAATTTCCATTGGTGGGGCTAGTGGTGGTTTTGAGTTGAATGTCTTTAAACCGATGATAATTTCTAACTTTCTTCAGTCAGCGAGGCTGCTTGCTGATAGCTGCCGGGCTTTTACTGAGAATTGTGTGTCGTTACTTGATCCTGGAACTATGCTTGCCACTAAAAGCTGA